In one window of Temnothorax longispinosus isolate EJ_2023e chromosome 9, Tlon_JGU_v1, whole genome shotgun sequence DNA:
- the Akhr gene encoding adipokinetic hormone receptor isoform X2, which produces MSQDFNSSSLTSSSESADDARDEYLARWEIAVLTSIFLITLLGNALVLLALYIRRRYQRRKFTRMYFFILHLSVADLLTGLLDVLPQLAWDITFRFQGGAVLCKLIKFGQPFGLYLSSYILTVIAMDRYYAICHPFSYCRITSRRSKMMVYGAWALAATLCVPQIVIFSYTEISPGVWECWATFYLQYGERAYITWYSVTQFLLPFIVLVYTYTRICVSIWTSSKMSGVVDLNKSNKASFFQRNRDPLISKAMINTVKQMIIVVSLYIITNTPFIGCELWATWDPKASTSSFVTGAAFTILSLLNSLTSCVNPWIYFAFNKELRSALTSFLYRKKDYSLTYGNHNLSV; this is translated from the exons ATGTCGCAGGATTTTAATTCCTCGTCGTTGACGTCGTCTTCGGAGTCGGCGGACGACGCGAGGGACGAGTACCTCGCCAGGTGGGAAATCGCGGTTCTGACCAGCATATTCCTCATCACCCTCCTCGGCAATGCCCTGGTCCTGCTGGCCCTTTACATCCGGCGGCGTTATCAGCGACGAAAGTTCACCAGGATGTACTTCTTCATCTTGCACCTGAGCGTGGCCGACCTGTTGACGGGTCTGCTCGACGTTCTGCCGCAGCTCGCCTGGGACATAACGTTCAG ATTTCAGGGTGGAGCGGTGCTCTGTAAACTGATCAAATTCGGACAGCCGTTCGGCCTGTATCTCAGTTCCTATATCCTGACGGTGATCGCGATGGACAGGTATTATGCCATCTGCCACCCCTTCAGTTACTGCCGCATCACATCTCGAAGATCGAAAATGATGGTGTACGGGGCGTGGGCGCTTGCCGCTACACTGTGCGTACCGCAG ATTGTTATATTCTCGTACACGGAAATATCGCCCGGCGTTTGGGAGTGTTGGGCCACCTTTTACCTGCAATATGGCGAGAGAGCTTATATTACTTG GTACAGTGTTACGCAGTTCCTATTACCCTTCATAGTGCTCGTATATACTTACACGAGAATATGCGTATCGATATGGACGAGCAGTAAAATGTCGGGTGTCGTTGATCTCAACAAAAGTAACAAGGCCAGTTTTTTTCAACGAAATCGAGATCCCCTTATCTCCAAGGCGATGATCAATACTGTAAAACAAATGATCATTGTAGTTAGTTTATACATCATCACCAATACCCCTTTTATCGGGTGTGAGCTATGGGCAACGTGGGACCCTAAAGCTTCCACTTCGTCATTTGTCACTG GAGCTGCCTTCACTATTCTAAGTCTCTTAAACAGTCTCACGAGTTGCGTTAATCCTTGGATTTACTTTGCATTTAACAAGGAATTACGCTCGGCGTTGACAAGTTTTTTATACAGAAAGAAAGATTATTCGTTGACTTACGGTAATCATAATCTGTCAGTTTGA
- the Akhr gene encoding adipokinetic hormone receptor isoform X1, with translation MSQDFNSSSLTSSSESADDARDEYLARWEIAVLTSIFLITLLGNALVLLALYIRRRYQRRKFTRMYFFILHLSVADLLTGLLDVLPQLAWDITFRFQGGAVLCKLIKFGQPFGLYLSSYILTVIAMDRYYAICHPFSYCRITSRRSKMMVYGAWALAATLCVPQIVIFSYTEISPGVWECWATFYLQYGERAYITWYSVTQFLLPFIVLVYTYTRICVSIWTSSKMSGVVDLNKSNKASFFQRNRDPLISKAMINTVKQMIIVVSLYIITNTPFIGCELWATWDPKASTSSFVTGAAFTILSLLNSLTSCVNPWIYFAFNKELRSALTSFLYRKKDYSLTYDIDARRNASDVPSSTSSFISRISRLASSKIFG, from the exons ATGTCGCAGGATTTTAATTCCTCGTCGTTGACGTCGTCTTCGGAGTCGGCGGACGACGCGAGGGACGAGTACCTCGCCAGGTGGGAAATCGCGGTTCTGACCAGCATATTCCTCATCACCCTCCTCGGCAATGCCCTGGTCCTGCTGGCCCTTTACATCCGGCGGCGTTATCAGCGACGAAAGTTCACCAGGATGTACTTCTTCATCTTGCACCTGAGCGTGGCCGACCTGTTGACGGGTCTGCTCGACGTTCTGCCGCAGCTCGCCTGGGACATAACGTTCAG ATTTCAGGGTGGAGCGGTGCTCTGTAAACTGATCAAATTCGGACAGCCGTTCGGCCTGTATCTCAGTTCCTATATCCTGACGGTGATCGCGATGGACAGGTATTATGCCATCTGCCACCCCTTCAGTTACTGCCGCATCACATCTCGAAGATCGAAAATGATGGTGTACGGGGCGTGGGCGCTTGCCGCTACACTGTGCGTACCGCAG ATTGTTATATTCTCGTACACGGAAATATCGCCCGGCGTTTGGGAGTGTTGGGCCACCTTTTACCTGCAATATGGCGAGAGAGCTTATATTACTTG GTACAGTGTTACGCAGTTCCTATTACCCTTCATAGTGCTCGTATATACTTACACGAGAATATGCGTATCGATATGGACGAGCAGTAAAATGTCGGGTGTCGTTGATCTCAACAAAAGTAACAAGGCCAGTTTTTTTCAACGAAATCGAGATCCCCTTATCTCCAAGGCGATGATCAATACTGTAAAACAAATGATCATTGTAGTTAGTTTATACATCATCACCAATACCCCTTTTATCGGGTGTGAGCTATGGGCAACGTGGGACCCTAAAGCTTCCACTTCGTCATTTGTCACTG GAGCTGCCTTCACTATTCTAAGTCTCTTAAACAGTCTCACGAGTTGCGTTAATCCTTGGATTTACTTTGCATTTAACAAGGAATTACGCTCGGCGTTGACAAGTTTTTTATACAGAAAGAAAGATTATTCGTTGACTTACG ATATAGATGCACGTCGGAACGCGTCGGATGTACCCTCTTCAACATCGTCGTTTATTTCTAGAATCTCGCGACTTGCGAGTTCAAAGATATTCGGGTAA